In Larimichthys crocea isolate SSNF chromosome IV, L_crocea_2.0, whole genome shotgun sequence, a genomic segment contains:
- the prkab1a gene encoding 5'-AMP-activated protein kinase subunit beta-1a has product MGNTSSERAAMGQGEKAQRRDSRGTKEGERPKILMDSPEDADIFHGEDMKAPLEKEEFLAWQQDLEADDKGPTLDRPTVFRWTGDGKEVYLSGSFNNWANKIPLTRSQNTFVAIVDLPEGEHQYKFYVDGQWTHDPTEPVITSQLGTVNNVIQVKKTDFEVFDALMVDSQKCSDMSDLSSSPPGPYHQDAYVPKQEEKFKSPPILPPHLLQVILNKDTGISCDPALLPEPNHVMLNHLYALSIKDGVMVLSATHRYKKKYVTTLLYKPI; this is encoded by the exons ATGGGGAATACAAGCAGTGAGAGGGCTGCCATGGGCCAGGGGGAGAAGGCTCAGCGGAGGGACAGCCGAGGTaccaaagagggagagaggccaAAAATCCTGATGGACAGCCCAGAGGACGCAGATATTTTTCATGGTGAAGATATGAAA GCTCCTTTAGAGAAAGAGGAGTTCCTTGCATGGCAGCAAGACTTGGAAGCAGATGACAAAGGGCCAACTTTAGACCGACCAACAGTCTTTCGCTGGACTGGAGATGGCAAGGAGGTCTACCTTTCTGGATCATTCAACAACTGGGCCAACAAGATTCCCCTTACTAGAAG TCAGAACACCTTTGTGGCCATTGTTGATCTACCTGAAGGGGAGCACCAGTACAAATTTTATGTGGATGGCCAGTGGACCCACGACCCAACCGAG CCAGTTATAACCAGTCAGCTCGGGACAGTCAACAATGTCATCCAGGTGAAGAAAACTGACTTTGAGGTGTTCGACGCTCTAATGGTAGACTCGCAGAAATGCTCTGACATGTCAG ACCTCTCCAGCTCTCCTCCTGGGCCGTATCATCAGGATGCCTATGTTCCTAAACAGGAAGAGAAGTTTAAGTCTCCACCAATACTCCCACCCCATCTGCTACAGGTCATTCTCAACAAAGACACTGGAATTTCT tgtgACCCTGCGTTACTCCCAGAACCCAACCATGTCATGCTCAACCACCTCTATGCTCTTTCCATTAAG